A portion of the Enterobacter sp. SA187 genome contains these proteins:
- the ileS gene encoding isoleucine--tRNA ligase produces the protein MSDYKSTLNLPETGFPMRGDLAKREPGMLARWTDDDLYGIIRAAKKGKKTFILHDGPPYANGSIHIGHSVNKILKDIIVKSKGLAGYDSPYVPGWDCHGLPIELKVEQEFGKPGEKFTAAEFRAKCREYAASQVNGQREDFIRLGVLGDWSHPYLTMDFKTEANIIRALGKIIGNGHLLKGAKPVHWCVDCRSALAEAEVEYYDKTSPSIDVAFQAVDQDAVKAKFGLPGVAGPISLVIWTTTPWTLPANRAISLSPEFDYALVQIDGQALILAKDLVESVMKRIGVADYSVLGTVNGAELEQLRFAHPFMGFDVPAILGDHVTLDAGTGAVHTAGGHGPDDYTISQKYGLEIANPVGPDGTYLAGTYPTLDGLNVFKANDTIVELLREKGALLHVEKMQHSYPCCWRHKTPIIFRATPQWFISMDQKGLRTQSLSEIKGVQWIPDWGQARIESMVANRPDWCISRQRTWGVPMSLFVHKDTEELHPRTLELMEEVAKRVEVDGIQAWWDLDAKEIMGDDADNYVKVPDTLDVWFDSGSTHSSVVDVRPEFAGHAADMYLEGSDQHRGWFMSSLMISTAMKGKAPYRQVLTHGFTVDGQGRKMSKSIGNTVSPQDVMNKLGADILRLWVASTDYTGEMAVSDEILKRAADSYRRIRNTARFLLANLNGFNPATDMVKPEEMVVLDRWAVGCAQAAQDDIVKAYESYDFHEVVQRLMRFCSVEMGSFYLDIIKDRQYTAKADSVARRSCQTALYHIAEALVRWMAPIMSFTADEIWGYLPGDREKYVFTGEWYQGLFGLAETEAMNDAFWSELLKVRGEVNKVIEQARADKKVGGSLEAAVTLYAEPELAAKLTALGDELRFVLLTSGAAVADYATASDDAQQSELLKGLKVSLSKAEGEKCPRCWHYTTDVGKVAEHADICGRCVSNIAGDGEKRKFA, from the coding sequence ATGAGTGACTATAAATCTACCCTGAATTTGCCGGAAACAGGGTTCCCGATGCGTGGCGATCTCGCCAAACGCGAGCCGGGAATGCTGGCGCGCTGGACCGATGATGATCTGTACGGCATCATCCGTGCGGCGAAAAAAGGCAAAAAAACCTTCATTCTGCATGATGGCCCTCCCTATGCGAATGGCAGCATTCATATTGGTCACTCGGTTAACAAGATTCTGAAAGACATTATCGTGAAGTCCAAAGGACTCGCGGGCTATGATTCGCCTTATGTTCCGGGCTGGGACTGCCACGGTCTGCCGATCGAGCTGAAAGTGGAGCAGGAATTCGGTAAGCCGGGCGAGAAGTTCACCGCCGCAGAATTCCGCGCCAAGTGCCGCGAATACGCCGCAAGCCAGGTTAACGGTCAGCGTGAAGACTTTATCCGTCTGGGCGTGCTGGGCGACTGGTCGCACCCGTACCTGACCATGGACTTCAAAACCGAAGCCAACATCATCCGCGCGCTGGGTAAAATCATCGGTAACGGCCACCTGTTAAAAGGCGCAAAACCGGTACACTGGTGCGTTGACTGCCGCTCTGCGCTGGCAGAAGCGGAAGTGGAGTATTACGACAAAACTTCTCCGTCCATTGACGTGGCCTTCCAGGCTGTCGATCAGGACGCGGTAAAAGCCAAATTCGGCCTGCCAGGCGTAGCTGGCCCGATCTCGCTGGTGATCTGGACCACCACCCCGTGGACGCTGCCTGCTAACCGCGCGATCTCCCTGTCGCCGGAGTTTGATTACGCGCTGGTGCAGATTGACGGCCAGGCGCTGATCCTCGCCAAAGATCTGGTCGAGAGCGTGATGAAACGCATCGGCGTGGCCGATTACAGCGTACTGGGCACCGTGAACGGCGCAGAACTTGAGCAGCTGCGTTTTGCCCATCCGTTTATGGGCTTTGACGTGCCGGCTATTCTTGGCGATCACGTCACCCTCGATGCGGGTACCGGCGCGGTACATACCGCTGGCGGCCACGGTCCTGACGACTACACCATCAGCCAGAAATACGGTCTGGAAATCGCCAACCCGGTTGGCCCGGACGGCACCTATCTGGCGGGCACTTACCCGACGCTGGACGGCCTGAACGTTTTCAAAGCCAACGACACCATCGTTGAGCTGCTGCGTGAAAAAGGCGCGCTGCTGCACGTCGAAAAAATGCAGCACAGCTATCCGTGCTGCTGGCGTCATAAAACGCCGATCATCTTCCGTGCCACCCCGCAGTGGTTTATCAGCATGGATCAAAAAGGCCTGCGCACGCAGTCGCTGTCTGAGATCAAAGGCGTGCAGTGGATCCCGGACTGGGGCCAGGCGCGTATCGAATCCATGGTCGCAAACCGTCCTGACTGGTGTATCTCCCGCCAGCGTACCTGGGGCGTGCCGATGTCGCTGTTCGTGCATAAAGATACCGAAGAGCTGCACCCGCGCACCCTGGAACTGATGGAAGAAGTGGCGAAACGTGTTGAAGTTGACGGCATCCAGGCCTGGTGGGATCTCGATGCGAAAGAGATCATGGGCGATGACGCTGACAACTACGTGAAAGTGCCGGATACGCTGGACGTGTGGTTCGATTCCGGATCCACGCACTCCTCCGTTGTGGATGTGCGTCCGGAGTTTGCCGGTCACGCGGCGGATATGTATCTGGAAGGCTCCGACCAGCATCGCGGCTGGTTCATGTCCTCTCTGATGATCTCCACCGCCATGAAAGGCAAAGCGCCGTATCGCCAGGTACTGACCCACGGTTTCACCGTTGATGGTCAGGGCCGTAAGATGTCCAAATCTATCGGCAATACTGTCAGCCCGCAGGATGTGATGAACAAACTCGGCGCGGATATTCTGCGTCTGTGGGTGGCGTCTACCGATTACACCGGCGAAATGGCGGTGTCTGACGAGATCCTCAAACGCGCTGCCGACAGCTATCGTCGTATCCGTAACACCGCGCGCTTCCTGCTGGCGAACCTGAACGGGTTCAATCCGGCCACCGACATGGTGAAACCGGAAGAGATGGTGGTGCTGGATCGCTGGGCGGTAGGCTGCGCGCAGGCGGCGCAGGACGATATTGTTAAAGCGTATGAGTCTTACGATTTCCACGAAGTGGTACAGCGCCTGATGCGCTTCTGCTCCGTTGAAATGGGCTCGTTCTACCTCGACATCATCAAAGATCGCCAGTACACCGCGAAAGCGGACAGTGTGGCCCGTCGCAGCTGCCAGACCGCGCTGTACCACATTGCCGAAGCGCTGGTGCGCTGGATGGCGCCGATCATGTCCTTCACCGCCGATGAAATCTGGGGCTACCTGCCGGGCGATCGCGAAAAATACGTCTTCACCGGCGAATGGTACCAGGGCCTGTTTGGTCTGGCGGAAACCGAAGCCATGAACGACGCGTTCTGGAGCGAGCTGCTGAAAGTGCGCGGCGAAGTGAACAAGGTGATCGAGCAGGCGCGTGCTGATAAAAAAGTCGGCGGTTCGCTGGAAGCGGCAGTCACCCTGTACGCAGAACCTGAACTGGCGGCTAAACTGACGGCGCTGGGCGATGAATTACGATTTGTCCTGTTGACCTCCGGGGCCGCGGTTGCCGATTATGCAACCGCGTCCGACGACGCCCAACAGAGCGAACTGCTCAAGGGACTGAAAGTGTCGCTCAGCAAAGCCGAAGGCGAAAAATGCCCGCGTTGCTGGCATTACACGACCGACGTCGGCAAGGTGGCGGAACACGCAGATATCTGCGGACGCTGTGTCAGCAACATCGCCGGTGACGGCGAAAAACGTAAGTTCGCCTGA
- the lspA gene encoding signal peptidase II, whose product MSKPIFSTGLRWLWLVVVVLIIDLGSKFLILQNFALGDTVSLFPSLNLHYARNYGAAFSFLADSGGWQRWFFAGIALGICVILMVMMYRAKASQKLNNIAYALIIGGALGNLFDRLWHGFVVDMIDFYVGNWHFATFNLADTAICIGAALIVLEGFLPSRAKKLA is encoded by the coding sequence ATGAGTAAACCGATCTTTTCAACAGGGCTGCGCTGGTTGTGGCTGGTAGTGGTCGTGCTGATTATCGATTTGGGCAGTAAATTCCTGATCCTCCAGAACTTTGCTCTGGGGGATACGGTATCGCTGTTCCCGTCGCTTAATCTGCATTATGCGCGTAACTATGGCGCGGCGTTCAGTTTCCTCGCCGACAGCGGCGGCTGGCAGCGCTGGTTCTTTGCCGGTATCGCCCTTGGCATTTGCGTGATCCTCATGGTCATGATGTATCGCGCAAAGGCGTCACAGAAGCTGAACAACATCGCCTATGCGCTGATCATTGGCGGCGCGCTGGGTAATCTGTTCGACCGTTTGTGGCACGGTTTTGTGGTCGACATGATCGATTTCTACGTCGGCAACTGGCATTTCGCGACCTTTAATCTGGCCGATACGGCCATTTGCATTGGCGCGGCGCTGATCGTGCTGGAAGGATTTTTGCCTTCCCGCGCGAAAAAACTCGCATAA
- the fkpB gene encoding FKBP-type peptidyl-prolyl cis-trans isomerase, whose translation MSESIQSNSAVLVHFTLKLEDGSTAESTRNNGKPALFRLGDGSLSEGLEQHLLGLKAGDKKAFSLEPDAAFGVVSPDLIQYFSRREFMDAGEPEIGAIMLFTAMDGSEMPGVIREINGESITVDFNHPLANQTVHFDIEVLEVDPVLEA comes from the coding sequence ATGTCTGAATCGATACAGAGCAACAGCGCAGTACTGGTGCACTTCACCTTAAAGCTTGAAGATGGCTCCACTGCGGAATCCACCCGTAACAACGGCAAACCCGCGCTGTTTCGTCTGGGCGACGGGTCGCTCTCCGAAGGGCTGGAACAGCATCTGCTGGGGCTGAAAGCGGGCGATAAAAAAGCCTTCTCGCTGGAGCCGGATGCGGCTTTCGGGGTCGTCAGCCCCGATCTGATCCAGTATTTCTCCCGTCGTGAGTTTATGGACGCGGGCGAGCCGGAAATCGGCGCAATCATGTTATTTACCGCAATGGATGGCAGCGAAATGCCCGGCGTGATCCGCGAAATTAACGGCGAATCCATTACCGTTGATTTCAACCATCCGCTGGCGAACCAGACCGTCCATTTTGATATTGAAGTGCTGGAAGTCGATCCGGTACTGGAGGCATAA
- the ispH gene encoding 4-hydroxy-3-methylbut-2-enyl diphosphate reductase, producing the protein MQILLANPRGFCAGVDRAISIVENALAIYGAPIYVRHEVVHNRYVVDSLRERGAIFIEQISEVPDGAILIFSAHGVSQAVRNEAKSRDLTVFDATCPLVTKVHMEVARASRRGEESILIGHAGHPEVEGTMGQYSNPKGGMYLVESPDDVFTLNVKDESKLSFMTQTTLSVDDTSEVIDALRVRFPKIVGPRKDDICYATTNRQEAVRALAEQADVVLVVGSKNSSNSNRLAELAQRMGKAAYLIDDADDIQEAWVASAACVGVTAGASAPDILVQNVIKRLQALGGGEAIPLEGREENIVFEVPKELRVDVKEVH; encoded by the coding sequence ATGCAGATCCTGTTGGCTAACCCGCGCGGTTTCTGCGCTGGCGTAGACCGCGCTATCAGCATTGTTGAAAACGCGCTGGCGATTTACGGCGCGCCGATTTATGTGCGTCATGAAGTGGTGCATAACCGTTACGTGGTGGACAGCCTGCGCGAGCGCGGGGCGATTTTTATCGAGCAGATCAGCGAAGTGCCGGACGGCGCGATCCTGATTTTCTCGGCGCACGGCGTTTCGCAGGCGGTACGTAACGAAGCGAAAAGCCGCGATCTGACCGTCTTTGACGCCACCTGCCCGCTGGTCACTAAAGTGCATATGGAAGTGGCGCGCGCCAGCCGCCGCGGCGAAGAGTCCATTCTGATTGGTCACGCGGGCCATCCGGAAGTGGAAGGCACCATGGGCCAGTACAGCAACCCGAAAGGCGGCATGTACCTGGTGGAATCCCCGGACGACGTCTTCACGCTGAACGTCAAAGACGAAAGCAAACTGTCGTTTATGACCCAGACCACGCTCTCGGTGGACGATACCTCTGAGGTGATCGACGCCCTGCGCGTGCGTTTCCCGAAAATCGTCGGGCCGCGCAAAGACGATATCTGTTACGCCACCACTAACCGGCAGGAAGCGGTGCGCGCCCTGGCGGAGCAGGCGGACGTGGTGCTGGTGGTGGGGTCGAAAAACTCCTCCAACTCCAACCGTCTGGCAGAGCTGGCACAGCGCATGGGTAAAGCGGCGTACCTCATTGACGATGCCGACGACATTCAGGAGGCCTGGGTCGCCAGCGCCGCCTGTGTGGGCGTCACCGCAGGCGCTTCCGCGCCGGATATTCTGGTGCAGAACGTCATCAAACGCTTACAGGCGCTGGGCGGCGGCGAAGCCATTCCGCTGGAAGGCCGTGAAGAGAATATCGTTTTTGAAGTGCCGAAAGAGCTGCGGGTCGACGTGAAAGAAGTTCACTAA
- a CDS encoding glucose-6-phosphate isomerase family protein — protein sequence MKPSLALPPQVAWASGALANGSRIRKSTCLHQLEGVFADTLAFHQCDPHQCVYDVEMFDSPTADGALYVGVTHLYPGKVGDEYFMTRGHFHQRREQGEVYFGLRGSGLLLLQNEQGEARLEKVMPGSVHIIPGFTAHRLINTGNETLSALAVWPCSAGHDYAALSSGFALRITEESEVRHG from the coding sequence ATGAAACCTTCTTTAGCTCTGCCGCCGCAGGTGGCATGGGCCAGCGGCGCATTAGCCAATGGCTCGCGCATCCGTAAATCGACCTGCCTTCACCAGCTGGAGGGCGTATTCGCCGATACGCTCGCCTTCCATCAATGCGATCCACACCAGTGCGTCTATGACGTGGAGATGTTTGACTCCCCGACCGCCGACGGGGCGCTTTACGTTGGCGTCACTCACCTCTACCCCGGCAAAGTAGGCGATGAATACTTCATGACGCGGGGTCATTTTCACCAGCGCCGCGAGCAGGGCGAAGTCTATTTCGGGCTGCGCGGCAGCGGCTTACTACTGCTGCAAAATGAACAGGGGGAGGCGCGGCTGGAGAAGGTCATGCCTGGATCCGTACACATCATTCCCGGTTTTACCGCCCATCGTCTGATCAATACCGGCAACGAAACCCTCTCGGCGCTGGCGGTCTGGCCGTGCAGCGCCGGACACGATTACGCCGCGCTCAGCAGCGGTTTTGCGCTGCGCATCACCGAAGAAAGCGAGGTGCGCCATGGCTGA
- a CDS encoding glucose-6-phosphate isomerase family protein, with amino-acid sequence MAEQPFDCGLDMTVHRQPLGFSYGGEVIGPLAEIRTLDQIRASLRDPYCRGPNEVYAIAMDVARIQDRDELKKRMLLFGVVTYAAGQLGDEPVRSQGHVHRISQHSGWSPPELYEIWQGRAIIYMQEYVADDPGRCFAVIAGPGEKVLVPPGWGHATISASPDEPLTFGAWCDREYGFEYDAVRAHKGLAWYPLLQEKQIIWQHNPHYAPGRLQAITPRRYSEFGITAAPLYQQFIDDPARFQFISRPDKAADRWLDFHP; translated from the coding sequence ATGGCTGAGCAACCTTTTGATTGCGGTCTGGATATGACTGTCCATCGTCAGCCGCTGGGGTTCAGCTATGGCGGAGAGGTCATCGGCCCGCTGGCGGAGATCCGCACGCTCGATCAGATCCGCGCTTCGCTGCGCGATCCATACTGTCGCGGCCCGAATGAGGTGTACGCCATTGCGATGGATGTGGCGCGCATTCAGGATCGCGACGAGCTGAAAAAACGCATGCTGCTGTTCGGCGTGGTAACCTATGCCGCCGGGCAACTGGGCGACGAGCCGGTACGCAGCCAGGGGCACGTACACCGCATCAGCCAGCACAGCGGCTGGTCGCCGCCGGAGCTGTACGAGATCTGGCAGGGCAGGGCGATTATCTATATGCAGGAGTATGTGGCTGACGATCCGGGGCGCTGCTTCGCGGTGATCGCCGGTCCCGGCGAAAAAGTGCTGGTGCCGCCAGGCTGGGGACACGCCACCATCTCCGCCAGCCCGGATGAACCCTTAACCTTCGGCGCATGGTGCGATCGGGAATACGGCTTCGAGTACGACGCCGTGCGGGCGCACAAAGGGCTGGCGTGGTATCCGCTGTTACAGGAAAAACAGATTATCTGGCAGCATAATCCGCACTACGCGCCGGGGCGCTTACAGGCGATCACCCCCCGACGCTACAGCGAATTCGGCATTACTGCCGCGCCGCTCTATCAGCAGTTTATTGACGATCCGGCGCGCTTCCAGTTTATCTCCCGCCCCGATAAAGCCGCAGATCGGTGGCTGGATTTTCATCCTTGA
- a CDS encoding PTS system mannose/fructose/sorbose family transporter subunit IID, translating to MDNRTLTRTDLRRCWRAWMMHNLSSMSFERLESFGFCLSMLPVAKKLYPDAAERQEMLRRHASFYNTEPQLGAIVNGMVLGLEEKKANGEPIDGDMINTLKVGLMGPVAGIGDSMIPGMLIPILLSIGMALAAGGSALGPLFYAVAWLAIIIPGSWFLFLKGYKMGSGSVEMLVSSKSTRLREALSLLGVFVMGGVAASYVKLGTGLEFITKDGVNIHVQQMLDGIFPQLLPLVVVLGTWYLMAKRGVSPVKAMLLLLALAAAGVVSGVFAG from the coding sequence ATGGACAATCGCACCCTTACCCGAACCGATCTGCGCCGCTGCTGGCGGGCGTGGATGATGCACAATCTGTCATCCATGAGTTTTGAGCGTCTGGAATCCTTCGGCTTCTGCCTGAGTATGCTGCCGGTGGCGAAAAAGCTTTATCCGGATGCCGCCGAACGCCAGGAAATGCTGCGCCGTCATGCGTCTTTTTATAACACCGAGCCGCAGCTAGGAGCCATTGTGAACGGCATGGTGCTGGGGCTGGAGGAGAAAAAAGCTAACGGCGAACCCATTGACGGTGACATGATCAACACGCTGAAGGTGGGTCTGATGGGGCCGGTGGCGGGCATTGGCGATTCGATGATCCCCGGGATGCTGATCCCGATCCTGCTCAGTATCGGCATGGCGCTGGCGGCGGGCGGCAGCGCCCTCGGGCCGCTGTTTTATGCCGTCGCCTGGCTGGCGATCATCATTCCCGGTTCATGGTTCCTGTTTCTGAAAGGCTACAAAATGGGATCCGGCTCGGTGGAGATGCTGGTGAGCAGTAAATCTACCCGCCTGCGGGAAGCGCTGTCGCTGCTGGGTGTCTTCGTGATGGGCGGCGTGGCGGCAAGCTACGTTAAGCTCGGCACCGGGCTTGAGTTTATCACTAAGGACGGGGTGAATATTCATGTGCAGCAGATGCTGGACGGTATTTTCCCGCAACTTTTGCCGCTCGTCGTGGTGCTCGGCACCTGGTACCTGATGGCGAAACGCGGCGTGTCGCCGGTCAAAGCGATGCTGCTGTTGCTGGCGCTTGCCGCCGCAGGCGTCGTGAGCGGGGTATTCGCGGGATAA
- a CDS encoding PTS mannose/fructose/sorbose/N-acetylgalactosamine transporter subunit IIC, which produces MFIDAILIGLLCYLGALSSPWLLGLTGGWYLITRPLVSGMLVGLILGDMKTGIIIGVAVQAVYIAMVTPGGSMPADLNFVAYPAIALGILSGQGPEVAVALAATIGIAGTILFNAMMVLNSFWNHRADVALERGDERGLWLNSAIWPQATNFVLRFVPTFIAVYFGAQYISAFMDSLPKVVLSSMNVLGGILPAVGIAILLKQIIKNYSMLIYFLVGFVCIVFLKLNMVALVIVGALLALIHYNYKPEPAQPVATAPVDDEDEF; this is translated from the coding sequence ATGTTTATCGACGCGATACTGATTGGCCTGCTGTGCTACCTGGGCGCGCTGAGCAGCCCCTGGCTGCTGGGCTTAACCGGCGGCTGGTATCTGATCACCCGGCCGCTGGTATCCGGGATGCTGGTGGGGCTGATCCTGGGGGACATGAAAACCGGGATTATCATCGGCGTGGCGGTGCAGGCGGTATATATCGCCATGGTGACGCCGGGCGGCTCGATGCCCGCCGATCTGAATTTTGTGGCTTATCCGGCGATTGCGCTCGGCATTCTTTCCGGGCAGGGGCCGGAAGTGGCGGTGGCGCTGGCGGCGACCATCGGCATCGCCGGAACCATTTTGTTTAACGCCATGATGGTGCTGAATTCGTTCTGGAATCACCGGGCGGATGTGGCGCTGGAGCGCGGCGACGAGCGTGGTCTGTGGCTTAACAGCGCCATCTGGCCGCAGGCGACCAACTTTGTTTTACGCTTCGTGCCGACTTTTATTGCCGTCTACTTCGGTGCGCAGTACATCAGCGCCTTTATGGACAGCCTGCCGAAAGTGGTGCTTTCCAGCATGAACGTGCTGGGCGGCATTCTGCCTGCGGTGGGGATCGCCATTCTGCTTAAGCAGATCATCAAAAACTACAGCATGCTGATCTACTTTCTGGTCGGCTTCGTCTGCATCGTCTTTTTAAAACTCAATATGGTCGCGCTGGTGATCGTCGGCGCGCTGCTGGCGCTGATCCACTACAACTACAAACCGGAACCCGCGCAGCCTGTGGCGACCGCGCCGGTCGATGATGAGGATGAATTCTGA
- a CDS encoding PTS system mannose/fructose/N-acetylgalactosamine-transporter subunit IIB: protein MSLSFVRIDDRVIHGQLVTRWAKELPCDGIIAIDDAVAADPLLSSVMKGAVQDIKVWLFDTATAIEKLPKVIASEKQYFVIGKSPVTLQRLAQAGINLQNANGKINVGPMSARADTTTIGPNQSVNAEEIAAFDWLAAHGHLIEFRLVPDANSYRWQDARQKLK from the coding sequence ATGAGTCTTTCTTTTGTGCGTATTGACGATCGCGTCATTCACGGGCAGCTCGTCACGCGCTGGGCCAAAGAGCTGCCCTGCGATGGCATTATCGCCATTGATGATGCCGTCGCGGCCGATCCGCTGCTTTCGTCGGTGATGAAAGGCGCGGTTCAGGACATCAAGGTGTGGCTGTTCGATACCGCCACGGCGATTGAAAAACTGCCGAAGGTCATCGCCAGTGAAAAGCAGTATTTCGTGATCGGTAAATCGCCGGTCACGCTGCAACGCCTGGCGCAGGCCGGGATCAACCTGCAAAACGCCAACGGCAAAATCAACGTCGGGCCGATGAGCGCCCGCGCGGATACCACTACCATCGGCCCAAACCAGTCGGTTAACGCCGAAGAGATTGCCGCCTTTGACTGGCTGGCCGCGCACGGGCATCTGATTGAGTTTCGTCTGGTGCCGGATGCCAACAGCTACCGCTGGCAGGACGCGCGGCAGAAACTGAAATAA
- a CDS encoding PTS sugar transporter subunit IIA: MINVIIATHGPLAEALLISSRMVYGELPQVSSVTLSEQAGIDGFKRDFARELARASENADGVLVLCDLQSGTPWNVACQYAFSPQTTPPVAVLAGVNFPMLLQSDEIGDFTDVHRAADRLLALTLPTLVKAVPVTDEPSDDF, from the coding sequence ATGATCAACGTGATTATTGCCACGCACGGTCCGCTGGCGGAGGCGCTGCTTATCAGCAGCCGTATGGTGTACGGCGAGCTGCCTCAGGTTTCCAGCGTTACGCTCAGCGAGCAGGCGGGTATTGACGGCTTTAAGCGTGATTTCGCCCGCGAGCTGGCCCGCGCAAGTGAGAACGCCGACGGCGTGCTGGTGCTGTGCGATCTGCAAAGCGGCACGCCGTGGAATGTCGCCTGCCAGTATGCCTTCTCCCCGCAGACCACGCCGCCGGTGGCGGTACTGGCCGGGGTGAATTTTCCCATGCTGCTGCAAAGCGATGAGATCGGCGATTTTACCGATGTCCACCGTGCGGCGGATCGATTGCTGGCGCTGACGTTGCCGACGCTCGTCAAAGCCGTCCCTGTTACTGATGAACCATCCGATGATTTTTAA
- a CDS encoding class I mannose-6-phosphate isomerase, giving the protein MTGSTYEKSPEVYVHGYDHQAWSGWNSIAEVLNARAQPGSVLVIDCYPGVRLRELEERMLPALGATRVINVEHARRDAQDLHHLLARHLTDDRVFGVLSCHQLVEFFDEDKLRALRQQVSEASDGLTVIYGPGAALVHPGDVLVYADLPRWEIQQRMRSGELSNWGVDNADEDILRRYKRAFFIEWRVFDRHKTPLLKRADYLLDTTAGDTPALISGEALRAGLAQTVQQPFRVMPFFDPGVWGGQWMKQQFDLDPTKPNYAWCFDCVPEENSLLLRFGDVRIEIPAQDLVLLQPRALLGEKVHARFGAEFPIRFDFLDTIGGQNLSLQVHPLTEYIQQQFGMHYTQDESYYILDATPEAVVYLGTKTGIDPQAMLEDLHAASRGEKRFDDGRFVNQIPARKHDHFLIPAGTVHCSGAGTMVLEVSATPYIFTFKLWDWDRVGMDGLPRPVHLHHGAQVIDWQRDTAWVHDNLVNRIETVAEGESWREERTGLHEREFIETRRHWFTAPVMHHTEGGVNVLNLVEGTEALVDSPDGAFAPFVVHYAETFIIPAAVGEYRISPCGDGQQCATLKAWVRG; this is encoded by the coding sequence ATGACTGGCTCAACCTATGAGAAGTCCCCGGAAGTGTACGTGCACGGCTATGACCACCAGGCGTGGTCCGGCTGGAATTCAATCGCCGAAGTGCTGAACGCACGCGCTCAGCCGGGCAGCGTGCTGGTGATCGATTGCTATCCCGGCGTGCGATTGCGCGAGCTGGAAGAAAGGATGCTGCCCGCGCTCGGGGCCACGCGGGTGATTAACGTTGAGCACGCCCGCCGGGATGCGCAGGACCTGCATCATCTGCTGGCGCGCCATCTTACGGACGACCGGGTGTTCGGCGTGCTCTCCTGCCACCAGCTTGTGGAGTTCTTTGATGAGGACAAACTCCGGGCGCTGCGCCAGCAGGTGAGCGAGGCCAGCGACGGGCTGACGGTGATCTATGGCCCGGGCGCGGCGCTGGTGCATCCGGGCGATGTGCTGGTGTACGCCGATCTGCCGCGCTGGGAAATTCAGCAGCGGATGCGCAGCGGCGAACTGAGTAACTGGGGCGTGGATAACGCCGATGAGGATATTCTGCGCCGCTACAAGCGCGCCTTTTTTATCGAATGGCGGGTGTTTGACCGCCACAAAACGCCGCTGCTCAAACGTGCCGATTATCTGCTCGACACTACCGCTGGCGATACGCCTGCGCTCATCAGCGGCGAGGCGCTTCGCGCCGGGCTGGCGCAAACCGTGCAACAACCGTTTCGCGTGATGCCCTTTTTCGACCCTGGCGTGTGGGGCGGCCAGTGGATGAAACAGCAATTCGATCTCGATCCCACAAAACCAAACTATGCCTGGTGTTTTGACTGCGTGCCCGAGGAAAACAGCCTGTTGCTACGGTTTGGCGATGTGCGGATCGAGATCCCCGCTCAGGATCTGGTGCTGCTGCAACCCCGCGCGCTGTTAGGTGAGAAAGTCCACGCCCGTTTTGGCGCGGAGTTCCCGATCCGTTTTGATTTTCTCGACACCATCGGCGGCCAGAATCTGAGCCTGCAGGTGCATCCGCTGACGGAATACATTCAACAGCAGTTTGGTATGCATTACACCCAGGATGAGAGTTACTACATTCTGGACGCGACGCCGGAGGCGGTGGTGTATCTCGGCACCAAAACCGGCATCGATCCGCAGGCGATGCTGGAGGATCTGCACGCCGCCAGCCGGGGAGAAAAGCGCTTTGACGACGGCCGCTTTGTGAATCAGATCCCGGCGCGCAAGCACGATCACTTCCTGATCCCGGCGGGCACGGTGCACTGCTCCGGCGCGGGAACCATGGTACTGGAGGTCAGCGCCACGCCCTACATTTTCACCTTCAAGCTATGGGACTGGGATCGCGTGGGGATGGACGGCCTGCCGCGCCCGGTGCATCTCCATCACGGCGCACAGGTGATTGACTGGCAGCGCGATACCGCGTGGGTGCACGACAATCTGGTAAACCGCATTGAGACGGTCGCCGAAGGCGAAAGCTGGCGCGAAGAGCGTACCGGGCTGCATGAACGGGAATTTATCGAAACCCGCCGCCACTGGTTTACCGCGCCGGTCATGCATCACACAGAGGGCGGCGTTAACGTGCTCAATCTGGTGGAGGGCACAGAAGCGCTGGTTGACAGCCCGGACGGGGCCTTTGCGCCCTTCGTGGTGCATTATGCCGAAACCTTCATTATTCCCGCCGCCGTGGGCGAGTACCGCATTTCGCCCTGCGGCGACGGGCAACAATGCGCCACGCTCAAAGCCTGGGTAAGGGGGTAA